tttactagtgacaaaatctggcgtcaacacaaaGAATAGAGGATTTAACTCAATCTCAAAAGGGtgctatggataaatttgttAGAAAAGAGTCCACCGATAATCAATCACTTGGTCAAGGACAGGGAGCTGCACTTGATAATAATGATGACAATGATCCTACAGATGGTCAGATAGAGACAGAAAATATTGTTGGGGTTGAGGAAGTTAATGATGACAATATTGTTGCAAATGTTAATGATTCCTTTCAGCCTGATATATTTGATCCTAGATATTGGGATTCCCTTGATCATAAACAAATTGATATTTTAGCACAAAAGGGCCCTACAAGAGATTTATCAATTACAAAAGGTCCTAAGGATAGATATTCTAGAAGGTTTTCTGCACTATTCTATACAAGTATTTTATCAAATGGGGAGCATTGTGATAGAGATTGGCTTGTCTATTCTAAGGAACTCGACAAGGTCTTTTGCTTTGGTTGTAAATTATTTACAAAAGGCCATCGAAAAGGTCAGTTGGCAAATGAGGGGTTTAATGATTGGATACATCTTGGTATTAGACTTAAAGAGCATGAGACAAGTCCAAATCATGTTTTGAGTATGACAACTTGGTATGAGTTGCGTAGTAGATTGCAATAGGATCAAACTATTGATAAAGGTGCTCAACGACAACTCGAGAAAGAAAAGGACCATTGGAGAAAAGTTTTGTTCAGAATTGTTTGCATTGTTAAATTTCTTGCCAAGCATAATCTAGCTTTTCGTGGGACTAATAGCAAAATGTATGAAGATAGCAATGGGAATTTCTTGGGATTGGTAGAGATGTTGGCTGAATTTGACCCAATTATTCAAGAACATGTTCGTCATATTACAAGTGAGGAAACTCAAGCTCATTATCTTGATTTTAAGattcagaatgagttgataCATTTGCTTGCTTCTGCTATTAAGTCTGAaattattaagaaaataaagagtGCAAAGTACTTCTCTGTCATACTTGATTGTACTCTTGATACAAGCCACCAAGAACAAATGTCTTTAATTATAAGATATGTTGACTCATCTTCAAGTGATGTTCGCGTAGAAGAATCCTTTATAGGATTTTTGGATGTCAATGATACAACTGGGCAAGGACTTTTTGATGTGCTAGAGAATGAACTAAAGCTCCTTGGTCTTGATATAGATGATGTGAGAGGACAAGGTTATGATAATGGGTCAAATATGAAAGGGAAACATAAAGGGGTAAAAAAGAAACTTTTGGATGTAAATCCTCGTGCTTTCTATTCTGCTTGTGGTTGCCATAGCCTTAATTTAACACTTTGTGATATGGCTAAGACTTGTGGTAAAGCTAAGGATTTCTTTGGAATCATCCAGCGCATCTATACAACTTTTGCTAATTCTACCAAGAAATGGCAGATTCTGAAAGATAACATATCAGGATTGACTCTTAAGTCAGTATCAGCTACATGTTGGGAGAGTCGTGTTGAAAGTGTTAAAGCTATAAGATTTCAGTGCACGGACATTCAAGAGGCTCTACTTCAGGTACCCAATATTGTTGTACTGATATTTGATAATGATGTACTTATTTTGGCAATCTCCAACTATAACAcatattttcttcctttcaaTTTCAGGTATCTGATGTTGATAATGATCCAAAAACAAGCAGTGAGGCTAAGGGCTTGGCAAACAATAAACTTGGAGAATATGAATTTATAGTGTCAATCATCATTTGGTATGAGGTATTATATGCCGTTAATTTAGTAAGCAAACACTTGcaagcaaaagatatgcttATTGATGTTGCCATTGAGAAAGTGGAAGGGTTGATTTCTTTGTTCAAGGGTTATAGGGAAACTGGTTTCTCAGAAGCATTAGAGATTGCCAAAGGGATTGCACTTGAGATGGATATTGGTACAACGTTTCGTAAAAGAAGAGAAATTAGAAGAAAGAAACAATTTGATGAGAACCTAGATGACACAAATGCTGCTACACAGTCTGCCGAGGAGCTATTTAGAATAAGCTATTTTTTACCTGTTGTTGATCAAGCAATTTCTTCACTCACAACAAGATTTGAACAGTACCAGAGTTACCAACAAAATTTTGGTTTCCTATTTACCTCTGAAACATTACAGTCATTGGATGACACGAGTTTGAAATCTTCTGTGATAATCTTGGGACTGTCCTTACAAAAGACGGAAAATCTGATGTTGATGCCAATGATTTGTATGTGGAGTTAAAGTTTCTTCAAGATTTCATTCCTAAAGAAAATATGGGTCCTGTTGAAATTCTAAAGCTCCTAAAGCGGCATGACTGTTTTCCCAATGCAAGTATTGCATATAGAATTCTGTTGACCATTCCTGTGACCGTTGCATCAGCAGAgtgaagcttttcaaaattgaaacTATTGAAGTCATATTTACGTTCGACAATGACACAACAAAGACTTAATGATTTGGCTACAATAGCACTTGAAAGTGGATTACTGGAGAAGATTGATTATGAGCATATCATTGAAGATTTCATTTCAAGGAATACTAAAAGAATGAAGTACTTcaattaaagattatgaaagCAAAAGTCGAATAGGTACGGTTTTTGATATATCTTATTgtgatatatatcatatatcttatttaaaattctattttttttgaagGTAGATCTCATTTTAAAGTTTGGTATAGGACCTCGATTTTTTCCGGCTCGGCCCTAGGTCCGCCCCTGATATGTTAGGAGCAATCTTTTGCTAAATTTCTTATGGGTATCAAAACCTTCATGTTCTTTTTAAGGGTTGGCACCCGGCAGCTAACAAAGATGCACAGCCTATCGCAAGTAGATCTTAATTGAAtatcatttcttttttcatgtaAAGGAAAAGGAGTGTGGTACTTCAAAATTAACATGAGCAAATGAAGCTAGGCCCAGCCCAGCCCGTGGCTCTAATGGTGACAGGCATGGTACTGATTTTGCCCGCCCAAAATAAAAATGGGCGCACACAGTTCCGATTATTTATTTCAATTATTTTGATGCTTGAGCCCGGCCTGATGTCTCTTGTGGGCGTGCTGGGTGTGATTTTTCAGGGCTCGTATCTGGCTTCCATAAGCCAGATAAGAATAGTAACTTTTAGGCCCATTAAACCCATAATAGGTAATTAACTTAACATTTTAACAGATTAGATTTAACATTTTTTAAACTTAAATCAACACCTACAAAGagtagattcaacattttgtaGAAAAATATCACGTTCAATATTTCTTGCGACCTAGTTTAatattttgaaaaattcaattcaACATGTTTCTAAacctaattcaacatttcaaacCATCATTTTAACTGCTTTCTTCTTTCCTCGTGGTAGTGGGAGcaccggcggtggcgagcgctAGCCCTGTTGGCGCGGCCCGGTGTAGACGTGCGGGAGGCGTAGCGTCAGCTCGGCCGCGGGAGCGTGGGCGGAGCAGGCATGGGCGATGGCGCGTGGTAGTTAGGGTTGAGGAAGGAGGCCGCATCTAACAGTAAAGAGCTACACGCACGAGTCTCAAACACGGGTAGttgtggaaggaaaaaaaaacttccgGAAGCTAAATAGGATTTCCGGATTTTTCGGCCCAAAACAAACTTGGCTTTTCCTCAGCCCAGCTCGAGCGCATGGCGCGCATTTTGCTCAGATCTATTCAAAACTGAGGTGCATGCAAGTAAGTTACGTTTTTTTTCCCCTACGTACTGATCTACTCTTGATTTATGTATGCTCCAGGTCTTGCACTTCAGTACTTGGTTGAGTAGAAAATGCTGGCTTTATCCTCAGTTTGAAGCCTCAGACTGAATACTGCAACAACGACGGCGGCACTCGAGAGACAGAGGACATAAATATAGCAGCGATTGATTGGCACATACGTTTGTTGCAATGTTTAGGGCCTGTGTGGCAGAACTCCAGCTCTGAAAAAACAGCTTCAGATCCATAGATCCAGTTAGCTCCACCATAGAGCTGCTCCATCGTGGATCTGAAATCTCAAaaagcgtttggtacagctccactCTTATCTTTGTCTCACTGGCAATTTGGACCCCTGCAtcgaattaaaaaaaagaagaagaaaaaacgtcTTTTTCGCGGCGAGTGTGACCTCCCCACGCCTCCGCTGCCTTCCCTACCGCGCCTACGGACCCGCCGCCCTCCTACGCTCTGGCGGCAAGGGTGAGCAGGGGTGGGCGGGGCTCCagcggcaggggcgggcggggctaCGGCAGGGCGGGCtccggcggcaggggcgggctccggcggcaggggcgggcaGGGCTCCAGCGAGAAGGGCTCCAGTGGCAGGGGCGGGCAGGCGCGAGCAGGGGCAGGCGGGGCTTTGGCGGGCGGGGCGAGCAGAGGCGAGCGGGGCTCTGGCGGGCGGAGCAAGCATGGCGGGCGGGGCGAGCAGGGGCAGGCGACGCTCTGGCGGGTaggggcgggcggcgctcccGCAGGCAGGGGTGGACAATGACAGAAGATAAGGACAGCAGCGTGTCgcacggagaagaagaaaagaaaatagaacgaaccggtcattttccactaatgagtggcagtggtgggtaattttctcCAACTtcaccaaatttgatttcgtgagcaccccctgaggtgctccaccaaatccatagatctgggggtagatccaccgttttcgtggagcagctctgcggtggagttgctggagctaaaACTGTTTGGCTGAAAAAATTGGGAGCAGAGTTGTttttgaggatctggagctacgtggagctctgccaaacaagcccttagattatttttttaacGTCCACCATTTATACACGCCGGCACGTATGTTTGTATACCCAATAATTTGTACATAATCGAGTGCTCAAAAAACAAAGATTAAAAGAGAATGTTTGATTGATTTGTGCCTCCAAAAGATACGTCCGGACCATACGCACAAGCCTTAAACCCTTCATGTACGGAAAAAATAGCTATTCCAACATTTTAACTGTAATATATCTTCGGGAAGTCAACAAGTACATAAATTCTGACATGAACAAGAAATAGATTACTCAGCATCCGTATACACTTCGCTCTGCAAGGAGCGCTTGATAAGCATATCCTCGTGGTCCAAAGGCACAGCCCAAAAATATAAAACAAAGAGAAAACAGAAAAATCACTGGGCTAACTATAATACCTGAATTATATGATAACAAATTGCCACTTCATCATAACTACCAGCTTTGAGAACTCAAAACCGAGGGCCACTCAGCTAATTTCTGGGGTTCTGTAGATTTCATTATCTGCAGAATCCATCTTCCTTCGTGGCAACAAAGAATTAGGCAAGAAAGCACTTCACCTTACTCAATCTTGACGGAAGAGTAGATCAACCTTGTGAACAGGAAGCAAGCATAGAATCCGATTGTGCCAGTCAAGGCAAAGAAGGCATATGAAGCAATGAGCATGTAGCCAAAGTAAAGAACGGCAGAGACGAACTTGGTGATCTCTAGCTTTGTGAAGAAGTAGAAGGTCGCATACAAGAAGAGGTAGAGAGCAGAGGAACCAGATGTCAAGTATGACCTCCACCACCACAAGTAATCCTCACTGCAGAGCTGGAAGTAGCAGAGCACAATCGAGATCTCAGCACATGTGACGATAAGGATCAGGAAGACAAGGAAGAGGAACCCAAAGATGTAGTAGAACTGGTGCAGCCAGATGGAAGTAAGGATGAAGAAGAGCTCAATGAACACAGCTCCAAATGGAAGTATCCCTCCGATCAGAATAGAAAAGATTGGGTTCATGTACCAGGCCTGCTCAGGGATCTGCCTTGGTATCTTATTTGTCTTTACAGGATCTTCAATGGTAGGTTTCTTGAAGCCAAGGAAGCTTCCAACAAAAACCAAAGGCACAGAGATACCGAACCAAAGGAGGACAAGGGCAAACATGGTGGTGAATGGAACAGCACCTGAGGACTTCTGCCCCCAGATAAGAGcattcaagaagaagaaaatagcaAACACACTGCCAGGGAAAGTGAATGCTGTCCTCAAGGCAATGTTCTTCCATTCTGAGCCCTTGAACAACTTGTAGAGGCGTGAGGAAGAGTAGCCAGCAAGCAGCCCCATGAATACCCAGAGCAGGAGCATAGCTGTCATCAATCCACCCCTGTTTGATGGGGAAAGGAAGCCAAGAACCGCAAATACCATGGTGACAAGCAGCATGCCAAAGAACTGGACACCAGTGCCAACATAGACACAGAGCCAGTCGGAGTTCGATGGAGGCCTGAAAACATCACCATGGACAAGCTTCCATCCAGTCTCTTCTTGGGCCTCTTCCTGAGTCTCAAGCTGGTTATACTTGGAGATATCCCGATAAAGAGTACGGAGCATGATCATTGCAACCATTCCCGAAAGGAAGAGAACGATCATGAGAGAATTCACAATGGAGAACCAGTGGATCTGATCATCTGTCATCAGCAGATAGCTGTCCCACCGAGATGCCCACTTGATATCACTCTCCTGAAAATTGACGGAGCAGTTCAGAAATGAGCAAACACACAATATTCATCTTTCACTTATGGTTTACTGAGTAGTACTACAGCTACTATAGATGTAAAAGAAATTTTTACATATATTCTGACCTTGAAATCCACATCGTAAGTAAATATGATTTCCTTGCCAACTTCAACCTCCTGAGGAGAATCGGATGATGTAATTACACGTTGAGCATGAGGATCACATGTTGTCAGGCGGGTCTTCTTATCATTCCACTGCCCTTCATATTCATGCTTAACACTGCAGCACATGTAAGTTTTGACATTAAACACTGAATACTTCAGAACATGTTAGTTTAAAACATCAACAACTGAATCTACCTGTACGGTTTCACTTCAAAGGCCACAATCCTAGAAACATCCCTTTGTTCGTCCCTGTGATATTTCACCGTAAAGGACAAATGGTTGTGGATGAAGTACTTTTCATCCTTGCTCTGCCAGATAAATAGGAATGTTTAAGTTCATGTTGTAAACTTCAAATTCATACAGCATTTGGTCAATGCACCATAGCCACTTACCCCTGAGTATTTTCCCTTGGCTCCAACATGGAATCCATGTTGATAGAAATAAGCACCTTCTTGATCCACTCTTTGAATAGGAACAACTAGGGGTAGGTTGTCAAGAATCCTGTTGATTTAGAGAAAATCATGATTACAACACCAGAGAGACATGACTAAGTCAAGAATCAAGAAGCTAAATTATTGACATACATATTGACGCGGTACTCGTCTTCAATCTTTTCCTTGAGAAGCTTTGCTTCTTTCTCTCCAACAGAAATCTTGCAGACTATTTGGCACATCTGAGGCTCCCTCATCTCAAACTGGAAAATATACATGAGGAAAAAAAGTAACAGTAAGCCTAAGGTGTCAAACACTGATTAAAGAAATCAATGCACAGTGACAGAACAGAACAAACCGTATATGGAGAGTTCTCAATGCGGTCACCGCGAAGAACTTCACCAAGGTTTTCAGCACTGTCAACAATTGTGTCAGGCTTGCAGAATGGGAGAGAATAGTAGGAGTAGGGCAGTTGTGTCTTGATTGAAGTCAGCTTGTTGACTTTCACAGGAAGCGGATCTTTCTGTAAAGATAGATCAggtaaaaataattattagaaCAGAACAGCAAGCAAATTACATTCTGTAACTATAAAGCAAGCAATCACAGTTAGCAGAAATGCAAGAATACCTTTCAATAAGTATGGAACTTGTCTCCAACACTTTAAAGGAATAAGACAGCACAAGGCAATGCAAAATGGTGCCAAATATACCATTTAAATAATTCAAACGGCACTAACATGAATATATTAACAATACTAACAAGTAGGAAAACACTAGGCCACATCAGTGTTTAAAATCTCCGGCTAAGCCTCTTAGCTGTTGGGTTCTGCCAAAGCTAAGAACAGCTATAGCCGGCTATAGCTTCAGCTAAGACATTTAGCGGTTTAGTAATAATTAAgagggaaagagagagggaaggagcgATACTGTGTAGAAAGGGTGAGTAGGAATGGAACCAGGAACATCAAGCAGCAGCAACTCTCCCTCTGCCTTCCCCGTCCACACCGGTGCAGGTGCACGTCTGCTCCTCTACCAAACTGGGGTGACGGGTGAACTTGAAGCAAGTGACAGCACTGCTCCATTTGTGGTTGTGAAGGGGTAGGATTTGCAAGATTCACGGCCACCAGAGGCGCTCGGGGAGGCCGCCGGCCTCATTGTTGCGTCTCTCTTGCTGTCAATCAAGGAGCTCTCAACGGGAACTCCAAAGTCGAGCGGCAGGTGTGGAATGGATGAGCAGAAGAGGGTATTCTGGTGGAGGGGCTGTATGGGCTGTTGGTTTAGTGAGCCTGTGCTTCAATTTGGCCCGTCAAGTCCTTTAGCGGCAGCTAATTGAGGGAACATTTAGCGGCTATCTCCGGCTAATAGCAGCTATTAGCGGCAGCGAACTCATAATGCTAAAATCAAACTATCCGGAGATTTAGAACCTTGGGTCACATACTgacaaataaacaaataaaacatATACCAAAACATAGAATATGTTTAAATAGTCTTAGTAAAGGGTAAAAAAGGACTGCAACTACTGTCGTGATCCCAGTGTGAAAAACTAGGTCATTCACAGCTACTGAGGTTTAATGCTAGAAAATCAATAAAAATTACATTCCTGAAAAGAACAGCCGTAACAAACAAATTGCCACCGACAGTGACCAGCACTAATAAACATCTAAATCCAATATGCTCCTTTGGTGATGCACTGATGCTGTCACCCAAGCACTAGGCAATCGCGAATGTAAAATAATTTTGCAGTTCTCCTTCTCCCCACCGCAGACATCTCCATCATGTAATCCCGTCACCCTCACACGCGCACTCATCCGTAATCAGAATCTCACGTGATGAACGTgaggaggaaaataaaaagatatAGCGTTTTGCGCGGCTGATAGGGTCGAAACATTCGCAACGCCAGCCACATTGCGCGGAGAGCGCGAGCCGTCGCAAGCCCGCGCAGCCAGATCTCGCGGCGGCCACCCCTCGCGCTCGCAGATctggcgccgccgacgccagaTCCGAACCACAGACGATCGCCAACGGCACAGCAcccggagagagagagagagagagagagagagagagagagagagagaacgggAGGCGAGACAAGTCAAGGGCCGGGGTCGCGGGTGAAGCGAGCCGTACCTTCTCGAAGTCGTTGGGCGCGACGCCGGGGAGGTAGAaccccgcggcgggcggcgcgagcgcgacgaggcagagcgcggcgagggcgacggCCCACGCCGGCATCGCCATGGCGGCCGGAGTGGATCGGCGCGGCGGTCGCGGCTTCCCCCGGGgcgcggggagagagaaggagcaACAGACAGGCGGGGAcggggacgacgacggaggGACGAGATGGCGCTTTTCCGCTGCGTTGCGCGACGAGGTGGTGGTGATGGTTTAATGGAGGTGGGCGCAGGGCCACCCGCACGGGCCGGCTGGAGCCGGACCTAAACCGCCTAACCTCCCACCGACAAGTGGGCCCGCGAGCCTCGTGACCCCACTGCTCAGT
The genomic region above belongs to Setaria italica strain Yugu1 chromosome VI, Setaria_italica_v2.0, whole genome shotgun sequence and contains:
- the LOC101773973 gene encoding transmembrane 9 superfamily member 9 encodes the protein MAMPAWAVALAALCLVALAPPAAGFYLPGVAPNDFEKKDPLPVKVNKLTSIKTQLPYSYYSLPFCKPDTIVDSAENLGEVLRGDRIENSPYTFEMREPQMCQIVCKISVGEKEAKLLKEKIEDEYRVNMILDNLPLVVPIQRVDQEGAYFYQHGFHVGAKGKYSGSKDEKYFIHNHLSFTVKYHRDEQRDVSRIVAFEVKPYSVKHEYEGQWNDKKTRLTTCDPHAQRVITSSDSPQEVEVGKEIIFTYDVDFKESDIKWASRWDSYLLMTDDQIHWFSIVNSLMIVLFLSGMVAMIMLRTLYRDISKYNQLETQEEAQEETGWKLVHGDVFRPPSNSDWLCVYVGTGVQFFGMLLVTMVFAVLGFLSPSNRGGLMTAMLLLWVFMGLLAGYSSSRLYKLFKGSEWKNIALRTAFTFPGSVFAIFFFLNALIWGQKSSGAVPFTTMFALVLLWFGISVPLVFVGSFLGFKKPTIEDPVKTNKIPRQIPEQAWYMNPIFSILIGGILPFGAVFIELFFILTSIWLHQFYYIFGFLFLVFLILIVTCAEISIVLCYFQLCSEDYLWWWRSYLTSGSSALYLFLYATFYFFTKLEITKFVSAVLYFGYMLIASYAFFALTGTIGFYACFLFTRLIYSSVKIE